A region of Geobacillus sp. 46C-IIa DNA encodes the following proteins:
- a CDS encoding NAD-dependent deacylase, which yields MTIASWLAESHRTVVLTGAGMSTESGLPDFRSPRTGLWARFNPSELATVEALYHRRESFMEFYQYRIRTLQQCQPHDGHRLLADWERRGIVQTIVTQNVDGFHQQAGSRRVIELHGSLGTVHCQQCGRKQPSHVYLRGIVACECGGVLRPSVVLFGEPLPETAINEAWEAARQADLFLVLGSSLQVSPANQLPLVAKRNGAKFVIINWEPTELDPLADAVIHQRKIGEVLKEFDEQLTGGAR from the coding sequence GTGACCATTGCCTCTTGGCTCGCCGAATCGCACCGGACGGTGGTGCTTACCGGCGCCGGCATGTCGACCGAAAGCGGGCTGCCGGATTTTCGCTCGCCGCGCACCGGTCTGTGGGCGCGCTTCAACCCGAGCGAACTGGCCACCGTCGAAGCCTTGTACCACCGCCGCGAGTCGTTTATGGAGTTTTACCAATATCGCATCCGCACCTTGCAACAATGCCAGCCGCATGATGGACACCGCCTGCTGGCTGACTGGGAGCGGCGCGGAATCGTGCAGACGATTGTAACCCAAAACGTCGATGGCTTTCACCAACAAGCCGGCAGCCGCCGCGTCATCGAACTGCATGGCTCGCTTGGCACCGTCCATTGCCAACAGTGCGGGCGGAAACAGCCAAGCCACGTCTATTTGCGCGGCATAGTCGCATGCGAATGCGGCGGTGTTTTGCGCCCATCGGTCGTGCTGTTTGGCGAACCGCTGCCGGAGACAGCCATCAACGAAGCATGGGAAGCCGCCCGTCAAGCGGACTTGTTCCTTGTACTTGGCTCATCCTTGCAAGTATCGCCGGCGAACCAACTGCCGCTTGTCGCCAAGCGAAATGGCGCCAAATTCGTCATCATCAATTGGGAGCCGACGGAACTCGACCCTCTCGCTGACGCTGTCATCCATCAACGAAAAATTGGCGAAGTGCTGAAAGAATTTGATGAACAGCTGACGGGGGGAGCACGATGA
- a CDS encoding DJ-1/PfpI family protein produces the protein MSKKVLIITGDAVEALEVYYPYYRLLEEGHDVTIAAPKKKKLHTVVHDFADWDTYVEKQGYLIDAHASFAEIDPTQYDALVIPGGRAPEYIRLDENVQRIVRHFFEANKPIAAICHASLIFETMPEVLKGRSLTAYIACKPGVEALGATYVSDRTVHVDGNLVSAHAWPDLPAFMREFLRLLQ, from the coding sequence ATGAGCAAAAAAGTGTTGATCATCACCGGCGACGCTGTTGAGGCGCTTGAAGTGTATTATCCGTACTATCGTTTGTTGGAGGAAGGGCATGATGTAACGATTGCTGCGCCGAAGAAAAAGAAACTGCATACCGTTGTCCATGATTTTGCCGACTGGGATACGTATGTGGAAAAACAAGGCTATTTGATCGACGCACATGCATCGTTCGCCGAGATCGACCCGACGCAATACGATGCGTTAGTCATTCCGGGCGGGCGGGCGCCGGAATACATTCGTCTTGATGAAAACGTGCAGCGCATCGTTCGCCATTTCTTTGAGGCGAATAAGCCGATCGCCGCGATTTGCCATGCTTCGCTCATTTTTGAAACGATGCCGGAGGTGCTGAAAGGGCGGAGCTTGACGGCGTATATCGCCTGCAAACCGGGGGTTGAAGCGCTCGGGGCGACGTATGTGTCCGACCGTACGGTGCATGTCGACGGCAACCTCGTTTCTGCCCATGCGTGGCCGGATTTGCCGGCGTTTATGCGCGAGTTTCTCCGCCTGCTTCAATAG
- a CDS encoding DMT family transporter, whose protein sequence is MKEKLFLVLANLFWAGNYVVGKVVIAETGPFWLTLIRWCAAFIILVPVSYWLERPRYWDVMKQYWLPLVASGALGIIGYNLLLYGALAYTSSMNAAIVNSLNPAIIVVLSYMLLRERLSTVNIIGFLLSLIGVLFILTDGHIGHIFQTTYNRGDLMMLAAGVVWALYSIIGKKLPVPPITATACSVFFSLFMLWPFAMLYPFPVDQLSAIGFAGITYICLFPSVLSFLFWNISVQKVGPSHAGVYLNLIAVFTAAITFLLGGTLSMPQLAGGAVVLFGVYLATKAPKARPEQMDIAG, encoded by the coding sequence ATGAAAGAAAAACTATTTCTAGTGTTGGCCAACTTGTTTTGGGCCGGCAATTACGTGGTCGGCAAAGTGGTCATCGCGGAAACCGGTCCGTTTTGGCTGACTTTGATTCGCTGGTGCGCCGCCTTCATCATCCTAGTTCCTGTGTCCTATTGGCTTGAACGGCCGCGCTACTGGGATGTTATGAAACAATATTGGCTGCCCCTCGTTGCGTCTGGGGCGCTCGGCATTATCGGCTATAACTTGCTTTTGTACGGCGCGCTTGCCTATACGTCATCGATGAACGCAGCGATCGTCAACTCCCTCAATCCGGCCATCATCGTCGTGTTGTCGTATATGTTGCTGCGGGAGCGGCTGTCAACCGTGAATATCATCGGGTTTCTATTGTCGCTCATTGGCGTGCTGTTTATTTTGACGGACGGACATATCGGTCATATCTTCCAAACAACCTACAATCGCGGCGACTTGATGATGCTCGCAGCCGGCGTCGTCTGGGCGCTTTATTCGATTATCGGCAAAAAACTCCCGGTTCCGCCGATCACAGCGACGGCATGTTCTGTCTTTTTCAGCTTGTTCATGTTATGGCCGTTCGCTATGTTGTATCCATTTCCTGTTGATCAGTTGAGTGCAATCGGGTTCGCTGGGATTACCTATATTTGTTTGTTTCCGTCCGTTCTTTCCTTTTTGTTTTGGAACATCTCGGTGCAAAAAGTCGGCCCGAGCCATGCCGGTGTATATTTAAACTTGATTGCCGTATTTACCGCTGCGATCACGTTTTTGCTTGGCGGCACGCTGTCAATGCCACAGCTTGCGGGCGGCGCTGTCGTCCTGTTCGGCGTCTATTTGGCGACGAAAGCGCCAAAAGCGAGACCGGAACAAATGGACATCGCCGGGTGA
- a CDS encoding MurR/RpiR family transcriptional regulator, protein MRFDERVRLYADKLNDTDDQIVDYIIEHRGEIADIPIQKMAEALYTVPNTIVRFAKKLGYKGFAELKAALALEQRDETAIKADGKTVIEKTKKLIDEQLIEDAVRKMHEAKHVFFYGIGDSAYFCEMMAKHLRCVGKQADFFVQRHDMLYNADRCGEKDVVFVISVSGETKQVLEAVAAAKQNGAFVISLTHFCSNSLADLADFRLYCWAPKQFLNKYDVTDRTSLYLVLRALSERYWQKQSGCV, encoded by the coding sequence ATGCGGTTTGATGAACGGGTGCGGCTGTATGCCGATAAGCTGAACGATACGGATGACCAAATTGTCGATTACATTATCGAGCATCGTGGGGAGATCGCAGACATCCCGATTCAAAAAATGGCGGAAGCGCTTTATACAGTGCCGAACACGATCGTCCGCTTTGCCAAAAAATTAGGGTATAAGGGGTTTGCAGAACTAAAGGCGGCGTTGGCGCTCGAGCAGCGGGATGAGACGGCGATAAAGGCGGACGGAAAAACGGTCATCGAAAAAACGAAAAAGCTGATCGACGAGCAGCTCATCGAAGATGCTGTTCGCAAGATGCATGAGGCAAAACACGTCTTTTTTTACGGCATCGGCGATTCCGCCTATTTTTGCGAGATGATGGCCAAGCATTTGCGCTGCGTCGGCAAGCAGGCCGACTTTTTTGTCCAGCGCCACGATATGTTGTATAATGCGGACCGCTGCGGGGAAAAGGATGTCGTCTTTGTCATTAGCGTATCTGGGGAAACGAAGCAAGTGCTTGAGGCGGTCGCGGCCGCGAAGCAAAACGGGGCGTTTGTCATCAGCTTGACGCATTTTTGCTCCAATTCGCTCGCCGATCTTGCCGATTTCCGCTTGTATTGCTGGGCGCCCAAGCAGTTTTTAAATAAGTACGACGTCACCGACCGCACATCGCTTTATCTCGTGCTGCGGGCGTTGAGTGAACGGTATTGGCAAAAACAGAGCGGATGTGTATAA
- a CDS encoding fructosamine kinase family protein, translating to MNREALLQEALRSIDDDSRIRHWRRVSGGDINDVYRVQSGKQTYFIKMQRFPPAGFFTAEQAGLNLIKQTKAIRVPNVFGTGEADGCGWLVLEWIEGTETAQTAEQLGRGLARLHQCRGSAFGLDRDTYIGTLPQRNGWYGRWLDYYRDARLVPQMKRAAANGLLPAERQRRLERLLERLDRWIPNDCFPSLLHGDLWSGNWLPGPGGAPYLIDPSVFYGHYELEIAFTELFGGFPARFYASYQELMPLSSEYHERKPLYQLFYLLVHLNLFGEAYGGSVDRVLERYAGE from the coding sequence ATGAACCGGGAAGCGCTGTTGCAAGAGGCGCTTCGTTCAATCGACGATGATTCGCGCATCCGCCATTGGCGCCGAGTATCCGGCGGCGACATCAATGACGTCTACCGCGTCCAAAGCGGCAAGCAAACGTATTTCATCAAAATGCAACGCTTTCCGCCAGCCGGCTTTTTCACCGCCGAACAGGCAGGATTGAACTTGATCAAGCAGACGAAGGCGATCCGCGTTCCAAACGTCTTCGGCACGGGAGAAGCGGACGGATGCGGTTGGCTTGTCCTCGAGTGGATCGAAGGAACGGAAACGGCACAGACGGCCGAACAGCTCGGGCGCGGCCTCGCCCGCCTCCACCAATGCCGCGGCTCGGCGTTCGGGCTTGACCGCGATACATATATCGGGACGCTGCCGCAGCGGAACGGCTGGTACGGCCGCTGGCTCGACTATTACCGCGATGCCCGCCTCGTGCCGCAAATGAAGCGGGCGGCGGCAAACGGCCTCCTGCCCGCCGAGCGGCAACGGCGGCTTGAGCGGCTGCTTGAGCGGCTTGACCGCTGGATTCCAAACGATTGTTTTCCGTCGTTGTTGCACGGCGACTTATGGAGCGGCAACTGGCTTCCGGGCCCCGGCGGAGCTCCCTATTTGATCGACCCGTCCGTGTTTTACGGCCATTATGAGTTGGAAATCGCGTTTACCGAGCTGTTTGGCGGCTTTCCCGCTCGATTTTATGCAAGCTATCAAGAGCTGATGCCGCTCTCTTCCGAATATCATGAACGAAAGCCGCTTTACCAGCTGTTTTATTTACTCGTGCATTTGAACTTGTTTGGTGAGGCGTATGGCGGCTCGGTCGACCGCGTGCTCGAACGTTATGCGGGGGAGTAA
- the mngA gene encoding PTS 2-O-a-mannosyl-D-glycerate transporter subunit IIABC yields MELKQLTNVRLIDVELSLSTKEEVIRHLVRKLDEEGKLYSAESFYQAVMEREALSPTGLEAGLAIPHGKSKTVKSAAFAVAKLARPIRDWESIDPSNEVELVFLLAIPEQEAGSTHLDLLAELAKRLARAEYRKRLQQCRTAEELYRALDEEKAEAAETAAAEKTIVAVTACPAGIAHTYMAAEALEQAGREIGVAVYVEKQGANGIEDRHTEERLRKAEAAIFATDVAVKNEERFAHLPVYRTTVAAPLKDAKGVLLKALEKAEKEGKREYEPTKETMSERVSWQTEVKNAILTGISHIIPIIVAGGMILACAVLIAQAFGLQQVYDTENSWLWMLRKLGGNMLGTLMIPVLSAYMAYAIADKPALGPGFAAGIAATMINGGFLGGMLGGFLAGYFMKWLKKQLPPKGAFSGFISFWLYPVIGSLVVGALMLFVFGKPVAGLNNALLEWLDNLSGRNAIVLGAILGVMVSFDLGGPVNKAAYTFCIGAMASGNFIPYAAFASVKMVSAFSVTAATLLFKRYFEEYEREVGKSTWILGLAGITEGAIPFMINDPLRVIPSLCIGSAVTGAIVTASQIGLNVPGAGIFSLFVLQGAPLWKAGVIWLGAALIGAFISTVLLVATRVQKLKAQQR; encoded by the coding sequence ATGGAACTGAAACAGCTGACGAACGTTCGGCTGATCGATGTAGAATTGTCGTTGTCTACGAAAGAGGAAGTCATCCGCCATCTTGTTCGCAAGTTGGACGAGGAGGGGAAATTGTATTCGGCTGAATCGTTTTATCAAGCAGTGATGGAGCGGGAAGCGCTCTCTCCGACGGGGCTCGAAGCGGGTTTAGCCATCCCGCACGGGAAATCGAAAACGGTAAAATCGGCGGCCTTTGCGGTGGCGAAGCTGGCTCGGCCGATTCGCGATTGGGAGAGCATCGATCCGTCCAATGAAGTGGAGCTTGTTTTTTTATTAGCGATTCCGGAACAGGAAGCCGGATCGACGCACTTGGATTTGCTTGCCGAACTTGCTAAACGGCTGGCGCGCGCTGAATATCGTAAGCGGTTGCAGCAATGCCGCACGGCGGAAGAGCTGTACCGCGCTCTTGATGAGGAAAAGGCGGAGGCCGCTGAAACAGCGGCAGCAGAAAAAACGATTGTCGCCGTGACGGCCTGCCCGGCTGGCATCGCCCATACGTATATGGCGGCTGAAGCGTTAGAGCAAGCCGGGCGGGAGATCGGGGTTGCCGTATACGTCGAAAAGCAAGGGGCAAACGGCATCGAAGACCGCCATACCGAGGAGCGGCTGCGAAAAGCGGAAGCGGCGATTTTTGCTACAGACGTGGCGGTGAAAAACGAAGAACGGTTTGCCCATTTGCCGGTGTACCGAACGACAGTTGCAGCGCCGTTGAAAGATGCGAAAGGCGTTCTTTTGAAAGCGCTTGAGAAGGCCGAAAAGGAAGGAAAGCGGGAATATGAGCCGACAAAGGAGACAATGTCTGAGCGCGTTTCATGGCAAACGGAAGTGAAAAACGCCATTTTAACCGGCATTTCTCATATTATTCCGATTATCGTCGCCGGCGGGATGATTTTGGCGTGTGCGGTGCTTATCGCCCAGGCGTTTGGGCTTCAACAAGTATACGATACGGAAAATTCGTGGCTTTGGATGCTGCGCAAACTGGGCGGCAATATGCTTGGCACGCTCATGATTCCGGTGCTGTCGGCGTACATGGCGTATGCGATCGCCGACAAGCCGGCGCTTGGTCCGGGGTTTGCCGCAGGGATTGCCGCGACGATGATCAACGGCGGCTTTTTAGGCGGCATGCTTGGCGGTTTTTTGGCTGGCTATTTTATGAAGTGGTTGAAAAAGCAGCTTCCACCAAAGGGCGCGTTCTCTGGATTCATCAGCTTTTGGCTGTACCCGGTCATCGGTTCGCTCGTTGTCGGGGCGCTAATGCTGTTTGTGTTCGGCAAGCCGGTCGCCGGGCTGAACAATGCGCTGCTTGAGTGGCTGGACAACTTGTCGGGCCGCAACGCCATTGTACTTGGTGCGATCTTAGGCGTCATGGTGTCGTTTGATTTAGGAGGGCCGGTCAATAAAGCGGCGTATACGTTCTGCATTGGGGCGATGGCAAGCGGCAACTTCATTCCGTATGCGGCGTTCGCCTCGGTGAAAATGGTGTCGGCGTTTTCCGTCACCGCCGCGACGTTGTTGTTCAAACGGTATTTTGAAGAATATGAGCGCGAAGTCGGCAAGTCGACATGGATTCTTGGCTTAGCCGGCATTACCGAGGGAGCGATTCCGTTTATGATTAACGACCCGCTGCGCGTCATTCCGTCGCTTTGCATCGGGTCGGCGGTCACCGGGGCGATCGTCACGGCATCGCAAATCGGGCTGAACGTTCCGGGAGCCGGTATTTTCTCGCTGTTTGTCCTGCAAGGCGCACCGTTATGGAAAGCGGGAGTCATCTGGCTTGGCGCCGCGCTGATCGGGGCGTTTATTTCGACGGTGCTGTTAGTCGCTACACGCGTGCAAAAGCTAAAGGCGCAGCAACGATAA
- a CDS encoding NAD-dependent malic enzyme, with product MALPGGAAMNITIRLQFEKDIVSFSDIAAAIGKAGGDIVGIDVISSSKVHTVRDITVSALDTKQCDLIIEALKKIHGVKIVNVSDRTFLMHIGGKIETNSKIPVKTRDDLSRVYTPGVARVCTAIAEDPRKAYSLTIKRNTVAVVSDGTAVLGLGDIGPYAAMPVMEGKAMLFKQFAGVDAFPVCLDTKDTEEIIQIVKAIAPAFGGINLEDISAPRCFEIEARLKEELDIPVFHDDQHGTAVVLLAGLLNALKIVDKKLEDIKVVLTGIGAAGIACTKILLAAGVRNIIGVDRYGAIHRDETYENPYWQEYAQITNPDNLKGSLSDVIAGADVFIGVSAPGILKVEDVKKMARDPIVFAMANPVPEIDPELAEPYVRVMATGRSDYPNQINNVLCFPGIFRGALDCRAKEINEEMKLAAAKAIASVVTEDELSESYIIPSVFNSKVVERVRQAVVEAAYRTGVARKDNIPVGGYTGQ from the coding sequence ATGGCATTACCAGGCGGGGCAGCGATGAACATTACGATTCGTCTCCAGTTTGAAAAAGATATCGTCTCATTTAGCGATATCGCCGCAGCCATTGGCAAAGCGGGCGGAGACATCGTCGGCATTGACGTCATCTCATCAAGCAAAGTTCATACGGTGCGTGACATTACTGTCAGTGCGCTTGACACGAAGCAGTGCGACTTGATCATCGAAGCGCTGAAAAAAATTCACGGCGTTAAAATTGTGAACGTTTCTGACCGTACGTTTTTAATGCACATCGGGGGGAAAATTGAAACGAATTCGAAAATTCCGGTGAAAACGCGCGATGACTTGTCGCGGGTATACACGCCGGGTGTAGCGCGCGTTTGCACGGCCATCGCTGAAGATCCGCGCAAGGCGTATTCGTTGACAATTAAACGCAATACGGTCGCGGTCGTATCCGACGGTACGGCGGTGCTCGGGCTTGGCGACATCGGCCCGTACGCGGCGATGCCGGTCATGGAAGGGAAAGCGATGCTGTTTAAACAGTTTGCCGGCGTCGATGCGTTCCCCGTTTGCTTGGACACAAAAGATACGGAAGAAATCATTCAAATTGTGAAAGCGATTGCCCCGGCGTTTGGTGGCATCAACTTAGAAGACATTTCAGCGCCGCGCTGCTTTGAAATTGAGGCGCGTTTGAAAGAAGAGCTTGACATTCCGGTGTTCCACGACGATCAACATGGCACGGCGGTTGTGCTGCTGGCCGGATTGCTCAATGCATTGAAAATTGTTGATAAAAAGCTTGAGGACATTAAAGTCGTCTTAACCGGCATTGGCGCGGCCGGCATTGCTTGCACGAAAATTTTGCTCGCTGCCGGCGTGCGCAACATTATTGGGGTTGACCGCTATGGCGCCATCCATCGCGATGAAACGTACGAAAATCCGTATTGGCAAGAGTATGCGCAAATCACCAATCCCGATAATCTCAAAGGAAGTTTGTCGGATGTGATCGCCGGTGCGGATGTATTTATCGGTGTTTCCGCCCCAGGTATTTTGAAAGTCGAAGACGTGAAAAAAATGGCTCGCGATCCGATCGTGTTCGCGATGGCCAACCCGGTGCCGGAAATCGATCCGGAGCTTGCCGAGCCGTACGTGCGCGTGATGGCGACCGGGCGTTCCGACTATCCAAACCAAATTAACAACGTCCTTTGTTTCCCGGGCATTTTCCGCGGCGCATTGGACTGCCGGGCGAAAGAAATTAATGAAGAAATGAAGCTCGCTGCTGCCAAGGCGATTGCTTCGGTCGTCACCGAAGACGAGCTGAGCGAATCGTACATCATCCCAAGCGTGTTTAACAGCAAAGTCGTGGAACGCGTCCGCCAGGCGGTCGTCGAAGCGGCATACCGCACCGGTGTCGCCCGGAAAGACAACATCCCAGTTGGCGGGTATACAGGACAGTAA